Proteins from a genomic interval of Lolium perenne isolate Kyuss_39 chromosome 1, Kyuss_2.0, whole genome shotgun sequence:
- the LOC127347987 gene encoding GDSL esterase/lipase At5g03610 gives MKVSAFLPAVCGLGFLLLLLNAAGVESRQVQGGYHWYTMFMFGDSFVDTGNLPKTARRSALSRQWHYPYGTFNGGRGGNPLGRFSNYLVQSDIIAQMLGRLEAPPAYKRTMKHYCDQSGMTFAVGGSGVYQVPDNLPTLAKQIYNFKRLINDGSITKWHLADSVALVAVSGNDYAHASNSSDVSSMIGLIRNVTDGIAVNVKRLQKLGVKKVMVNNLHPVGCTPWLSRANNYTVCDARANMAASFHNTYLTESLSKTKNVHILDLNTAFTKIVNHAPPEGSSKLSKRFEHKLTPCCESFDPEGYCGQLGNNSKKLYSVCTNPEQYFYWDSVHPTQAGWEAVMKQLHKPMLHFLTQNRHH, from the exons ATGAAGGTTTCGGCGTTCCTCCCCGCCGTCTGCggcctcggtttcctcctcctcctactcaacG CCGCAGGTGTGGAGTCTCGACAAGTTCAGGGAGGCTATCACTGGTACACCATGTTCATGTTCGGCGATTCCTTCGTGGACACCGGGAACCTCCCGAAGACGGCGCGCAGGAGCGCCTTGTCGCGTCAATGGCACTACCCCTACGGCACTTTCAACGGAGGTCGAGGCGGCAATCCGCTCGGCCGCTTCTCCAATTACTTGGTTCAGTCCGATATCATTG CGCAAATGCTGGGCCGCCTCGAAGCCCCGCCGGCGTACAAGCGGACGATGAAGCACTACTGCGACCAGTCCGGCATGACCTTCGCCGTCGGCGGCTCGGGCGTGTACCAGGTCCCCGACAACTTGCCgacccttgccaagcagatctacAACTTCAAGAGGCTGATCAACGACGGGTCCATCACGAAATGGCACCTCGCTGACTCCGTGGCGCTCGTCGCCGTCTCCGGCAACGACTATGCGCACGCCTCCAACTCCAGCGACGTCAGCAGC ATGATCGGTTTGATCAGGAACGTGACGGACGGTATCGCGGTGAACGTGAAGCGGCTGCAGAAGCTCGGGGTGAAGAAGGTCATGGTGAACAACCTGCATCCCGTCGGCTGCACGCCGTGGCTGTCGAGGGCCAACAACTACACCGTCTGCGACGCCCGTGCCAACATGGCCGCgtccttccacaacacctacctgacAGAAAGCCTCAGCAAGACCAAGAACGTCCATATACTCGACCTCAACACCGCCTTCACCAAAATCGTAAATCATGCCCCCC CTGAAGGCTCATCGAAGCTGTCGAAGCGATTCGAGCACAAGCTGACGCCGTGCTGCGAGAGTTTTGATCCGGAGGGATACTGCGGGCAACTGGGCAACAACTCGAAGAAGCTTTACTCCGTCTGCACCAACCCCGAGCAGTACTTCTACTGGGACAGTGTGCACCCGACGCAGGCTGGCTGGGAGGCGGTCATGAAGCAGCTGCACAAGCCTATGCTGCACTTCCTAACCCAGAATCGACATCACTAG